Proteins from one Burkholderia oklahomensis C6786 genomic window:
- a CDS encoding efflux RND transporter periplasmic adaptor subunit has translation MRGARASSVVGFVAALAAAMAALAGGCGPSRQSEAHPVANRTGDQTAIQTADHPEHRPTNPVENAASEPAALGVTVVTPELRDWETREHASGSVAAFEEIELTAPGDLPLADVSAHVGDRVRKGQALARFDTAGLAVKRAEAQAGVAEAKARLAQASAQLEGAKTLDATGSISRQELIKTQTQATVGVAQLASARARLAGVELQLRQAVVRAPDDGVIASRAAIEGAAPAAGATLFKLIRGGRLEWRAQMGAGALAAIRPGQPAEIVRADGGTTLGTVRQVSPVLDKTTLTGIVYVDLPADSGLRAGSFVSGAIVTGRTRALTLPDSAVLARDGFHYAWTIDAHDRVHPVKLVRGRAQGRRVEVLAGLRAGERVVASGAGLLDDGDTVTIVATAGPADAPARVAPNGGRP, from the coding sequence ATGAGGGGCGCGCGCGCATCGTCCGTCGTCGGGTTCGTCGCGGCGCTCGCCGCGGCAATGGCGGCGCTCGCGGGCGGCTGCGGGCCGTCGCGGCAGTCGGAGGCGCATCCGGTCGCGAATCGGACCGGGGATCAGACCGCGATTCAGACCGCGGATCATCCCGAGCATCGGCCCACGAACCCGGTCGAGAACGCGGCGAGCGAGCCGGCCGCGCTCGGCGTGACCGTCGTCACGCCCGAGCTGCGGGATTGGGAGACGCGCGAGCATGCGAGCGGCAGCGTCGCCGCGTTCGAGGAGATCGAGTTGACGGCGCCCGGCGACCTGCCGCTCGCGGACGTGAGCGCGCACGTCGGCGACCGGGTTCGCAAGGGGCAGGCGCTCGCGCGTTTCGATACGGCCGGCCTCGCGGTGAAGCGCGCCGAGGCGCAGGCGGGCGTCGCCGAGGCGAAAGCGAGGCTCGCGCAGGCGAGCGCGCAGCTCGAGGGCGCGAAGACGCTCGACGCGACGGGCTCGATCAGCCGGCAGGAGCTGATCAAGACGCAGACGCAGGCGACGGTGGGCGTCGCGCAGCTCGCGAGCGCGCGGGCGCGTCTCGCGGGCGTCGAGCTGCAACTGCGCCAGGCGGTCGTGCGCGCGCCGGACGACGGCGTCATCGCGAGCCGCGCCGCGATCGAAGGCGCGGCGCCCGCCGCCGGCGCGACGCTGTTCAAGCTGATCCGCGGCGGCCGCCTCGAATGGCGTGCGCAGATGGGCGCGGGCGCGCTCGCCGCGATCCGCCCGGGGCAGCCGGCCGAGATCGTGCGCGCCGACGGCGGCACGACGCTCGGCACCGTGCGGCAGGTGTCGCCCGTGCTCGACAAGACGACGCTGACGGGCATCGTCTACGTCGACCTGCCGGCCGATTCGGGGCTGCGGGCGGGCAGTTTCGTGTCGGGCGCGATCGTGACGGGACGCACGCGCGCGCTCACGCTGCCCGATTCGGCGGTGCTCGCGCGCGACGGCTTCCATTACGCGTGGACGATCGACGCGCACGATCGCGTGCATCCCGTGAAGCTCGTGCGTGGCAGGGCGCAGGGCCGGCGCGTCGAGGTGCTCGCCGGGCTGCGCGCGGGCGAGCGCGTCGTCGCGTCCGGCGCGGGGCTCCTCGACGACGGCGACACGGTGACGATCGTCGCCACGGCCGGCCCGGCGGACGCGCCCGCGCGCGTCGCGCCGAACGGGGGCCGTCCGTGA